A genomic region of Metopolophium dirhodum isolate CAU chromosome 1, ASM1992520v1, whole genome shotgun sequence contains the following coding sequences:
- the LOC132942968 gene encoding zinc finger MYM-type protein 1-like has protein sequence MSGRLNGVQALFREEVPQAIYVHCYNHRLNLIISDVCKNVTNVKMFFGIVENLYIFVSGSSVHAKFVKIQKDMKYKSIIELKRVCLTRWTAQVFACVSLKKVLSPLLVLLNNLINEKSDRAAESKGLLHLIDFNFIFNLVMFCYILGLFKNTSDYLQNVNAEMAESLTLISSIKTVFQSMRDDDSEINVTFNKLYIEATNISKENNITIPTQDSNKNNRTKKIPEKFRQFILTEESFLEKQKFISKSDLKLNLFLPTLDYIINELDKRFTNNTNILSSISYLHPQNENFLNYEQLKPLALHYNIDLKMFHIQRSM, from the exons ATGAGTGGACGGTTGAATGGGGTTCAAGCATTGTTTCGTGAAGAAGTACCTCAAGCCATTTATGTGCACTGTTATAACCATAGACTTAATCTCATTATATCCGatgtttgtaaaaatgtaacaaatgtaaaaatgttttttggtaTAGTGgagaatttatatatatttgtatccgGTTCTTCTGTACAtgcaaaatttgttaaaattcaaaaagataTGAAATACAAATCTATTATTGAGCTAAAAAGAGTATGCTTGACCCGATGGACGGCACAGGTATTTGCTTGTGTTTCATTAAAGAAAGTATTGAGCCCTCTTCTggttttattaaacaatttaattaatgaaaaaagtgaTAGAGCAGCTGAGTCAAAAGGATTACTTCATTTGATAGATTTCAACTTCATctttaatttggttatgttctGTTATATATTAggactatttaaaaatacaagtgACTATTTACAGAATGTAAATGCAGAAATGGCTGAAAGTTTAACTTTAATTTCAtcaataaaaactgtttttcaaAGTATGAGAGATGATGACTCGGAAATTAATGTCACTTTCAATAAACTTTATATTGAAGCTACTAATATTagtaaagaaaacaatataacaatacctACTCAAGATTCAAATAAGAacaatagaacaaaaaaaatcccAGAAAAGTTTCGGCAGTTTATTCTTACAGAAGAAAGTTTTTTAGAAAAACAGAAATTCATTTCAAAGTCTGATttgaaacttaatttatttttaccaacatTAGATTACATAATTAATGAACTTGACAAACgatttacaaataatacaaatatactatCTTCCATATCTTATTTGCATccacaaaatgaaaattttttaaattatgaacaattaaAACCTTTGGCCCTTCACTacaatatagatttaaaaatgttcca TATCCAGCGCAGCATGTGA
- the LOC132942974 gene encoding uncharacterized protein LOC132942974 — MTTKAVHLEPVSALSTEAFRLTLDIFVARRGLPLAIYSDCGTNFVGAARQLRQLVNHPDTRDQLSGHIACEWHFNPPGAPHFGGIWEAAVKSAKSLLLRAMNSQVWTLEEFTTVLCRVEAALNSRPLVPASSDPNDLECLTPGHFLVGRPLMSIPEPVLDTITPAPDAGSVAPPLDPVGSAKAVAQGNAT, encoded by the exons ATGACCACCAAAGCGGTGCACTTAGAACCGGTATCGGCCCTTTCGACTGAGGCGTTTCGGTTAACGCTAGATATATTCGTGGCTCGTCGTGGTCTACCGTTGGCGATCTACTCGGATTGTGGCACCAACTTTGTCGGTGCAGCGAGGCAGCTGCGACAATTAGTCAATCATCCGGATACTAGGGATCAGTTATCCGGGCATATAGCGTGCGAGTGGCATTTCAATCCCCCTGGTGCTCCCCACTTCGGAGGAATTTGGGAAGCCGCCGTGAAATCGGCCAAGTCATTGCTTTTACGTGCCATGAATTCCCAAGTTTGGACGTTAGAGGAGTTCACAACGGTTTTATGTCGGGTAGAGGCTGCTTTGAACTCGCGTCCTTTAGTACCAGCATCATCTGATCCAAATGACTTAGAGTGCTTAACACCCGGTCATTTTTTAGTTGGTCGTCCTCTGATGTCAATTCCAGAACCTGTGTTGGACA CCATCACGCCTGCTCCGGATGCTGGGTCGGTTGCTCCACCTCTGGATCCAGTGGG ttcGGCTAAGGCCGTAGCTCAGGGTAATGCTacctaa
- the LOC132942982 gene encoding uncharacterized protein LOC132942982: MKIPRYTGCSAGCSYDLCGFSDASTKGYAAVAYLRVTAKSGSVDVYLLGSKTKLAPMKTSTIPRLELSGASDSTIVLSWLGNTHTSFKTFVSNRIFQIQTTIPVCQWLHVRSENNPADCACRGLRPSELKEATLYWKGPTFLLSSADSWSTGVSRISLDQLPEVQPACVVVQSHPPEEWYARFSSFDHMIRVVARLRRFISRCRKMDVETRFLKQSELDAALIMVVKSAQNCFFREVISNLTRGEEVQRKGIARLSPFLDSLGVVRVGGRLQNTNWSERRRHPMLIPKEAHLAVLVTRHWHSYACHAGPRLLTALVQRRFWVVGIRLVVHRVICRCIICARVKPVNPQPMMADLPRFRLQEAHPFSVVGIDYAVPLQMKELSLRKARIV; the protein is encoded by the exons ATGAAGATTCCACGCTACACCGGTTGTTCCGCTGGATGTAGCTATGATTTGTGCGGTTTCTCTGACGCGTCCACGAAGGGGTATGCAGCGGTCGCTTACCTCCGTGTCACTGCAAAGTCAGGAAGTGTTGATGTCTATCTTCTAGGGTCCAAAACGAAGTTGGCTCCAATGAAAACCTCGACGATCCCACGGCTCGAATTGAGCGGAGCG TCGGACTCGACCATTGTGCTCTCATGGTTGGGCAACACTCATACCTCGTTTAAGACTTTCGTATCCAACCGTATCTTCCAAATTCAAACCACGATTCCTGTTTGCCAGTGGTTACATGTTCGGTCGGAGAATAACCCTGCAGATTGTGCTTGTCGGGGACTTCGCCCGTCTGAACTCAAGGAGGCGACGTTGTATTGGAAGGGACCTACCTTTTTGTTATCGAGTGCCGACAGTTGGTCAACGGGAGTTAGCAGGATATCTCTGGATCAGCTGCCGGAGGTGCAGCCTGCATGTGTAGTGGTGCAAAGCCACCCTCCAGAAGAATGGTATGCTCGGTTCTCTTCTTTCGACCATATGATCCGGGTAGTAGCTCGACTTCGCCGTTTCATATCGAGGTGTCGTAAGATGGATGTCGAAACCAGGTTCTTGAAGCAGTCCGAGCTCGACGCTGCTCTAATTATGGTCGTGAAAAGCGCACAGAACTGCTTTTTCCGTGAAGTCATCAGCAATTTAACACGTGGCGAGGAAGTTCAGCGTAAGGGTATTGCTCGCCTTTCTCCGTTCTTGGACTCGCTCGGGGTAGTCCGTGTAGGAGGTCGCCTTCAAAACACAAATTGGTCCGAACGTCGAAGGCACCCGATGCTGATACCGAAGGAAGCTCACTTGGCAGTGCTTGTGACTCGCCATTGGCATAGCTACGCATGCCATGCCGGTCCGCGGTTATTAACCGCACTTGTTCAGAGACGTTTTTGGGTCGTTGGCATTCGCCTTGTGGTCCATCGGGTGATTTGCAGGTGCATAATTTGCGCTAGGGTCAAGCCCGTAAATCCTCAACCAATGATGGCTGATCTACCTAGGTTTCGCCTCCAGGAAGCTCACCCGTTTTCTGTAGTTGGGATAGACTATGCCGTTCCCTTGCAGATGAAGGAACTTAGCCTGCGAAAGGCACGTATCGTGTAG